A window of the Ammoniphilus oxalaticus genome harbors these coding sequences:
- a CDS encoding cupin domain-containing protein translates to MAVSYMDFASPNARYTYDLRNNPIYQKDPRNFVNGVGIQQLNTIGNIFLLDVFLDAGNVVEPHSHPNASELLYCVSGAAVASFINPFTNELRNFPLKPGQVASFPQGWLHYATATEDRTHLLATHDTPLLQTVWFSDLLRLLPPQVFAHTYCLNEQQVKETLSPIKERVVIGPPKNCHQQPQAYLHHQRPTPPQHHPHHSYPRYGPHDPTMR, encoded by the coding sequence ATGGCTGTTTCTTATATGGATTTTGCGTCGCCAAATGCGCGCTACACGTACGATTTGCGGAACAACCCGATTTATCAAAAGGATCCGCGCAATTTTGTCAATGGGGTCGGGATTCAGCAACTGAACACGATCGGGAACATCTTTTTGCTTGATGTGTTTCTCGATGCGGGCAACGTGGTGGAACCCCACTCCCACCCGAATGCGTCTGAATTACTCTATTGTGTATCCGGCGCGGCCGTTGCTTCCTTTATTAATCCGTTTACAAATGAACTGCGCAACTTTCCGCTTAAACCCGGTCAAGTCGCCAGCTTCCCGCAAGGTTGGCTGCATTACGCGACGGCGACGGAAGATCGGACTCACCTGTTGGCGACGCATGATACGCCGCTGTTGCAAACCGTTTGGTTTTCAGATCTGTTGCGTCTACTGCCGCCGCAAGTGTTCGCCCATACGTACTGTTTAAATGAACAGCAAGTGAAAGAAACGTTAAGCCCGATCAAAGAACGCGTCGTGATCGGTCCACCAAAAAATTGTCATCAACAACCCCAAGCATACCTTCACCATCAACGCCCAACTCCTCCGCAACATCATCCGCATCACAGCTATCCAAGATATGGACCACACGATCCAACAATGAGATAG
- a CDS encoding thiamine pyrophosphate-binding protein, with protein MKDVEPFISKTARPVPDAKTPFTTPTVAEGIVEQLAMWGVERIYGVIGDAIFGLMDAIARQDKIKFIAVKHESVASLMASAEAKLTGKLGVCISQMGPGLGNLLNGLGNASIDQTPVLAITGQAPLHKIGTDYKQYVDQQEAVKPFATFSSLVVHPDTCPSLLGKAMNIALSESAVTHLSIPEDVFSMPLSKPLFPPPLFPNQTLTNPNEETIAQVVNTMKTAKQPMILLGYGAKGAGNSIEALAEQWGAGIVTDWEGKGIVADSSPFLLGGIGTGGNPHAAYLFERADVVLSVGTTWWNENDTPRKVKIIQIANHQTKVLKSTPIEIGICGNLETILLSNLRDYQSNTGWMDRIRDVKKMWDRENENEGNVSGSPVPPPAIVRALEKTIESDAIVTLDLGNVTIWFTRNFRAQQQKVITSSRWRTMGFSLPAAMAAQLCYPTKRVVAVVGDGGLEMVLADLLTATRYQLPITIVLFNNGGLQMERDKMLMKGLIPEGTDLTNPDFAILAEACGWTAFKVDHSDQLVSVFQQAFATNAPCLIDICAAPVTHPDFKK; from the coding sequence GTGAAAGATGTGGAACCTTTTATCTCAAAAACAGCCCGACCCGTTCCCGACGCGAAGACGCCGTTCACTACACCCACTGTTGCGGAGGGCATCGTCGAACAGCTGGCTATGTGGGGAGTGGAAAGGATCTACGGGGTGATTGGGGATGCTATTTTTGGTTTAATGGATGCCATCGCGCGGCAGGATAAAATTAAATTTATCGCCGTTAAACATGAATCCGTCGCTTCACTCATGGCTTCCGCCGAGGCGAAGTTAACGGGCAAGCTCGGTGTCTGTATTTCACAAATGGGTCCAGGTCTCGGAAATCTGTTAAACGGATTGGGGAATGCTTCCATCGATCAGACGCCAGTGTTGGCGATCACGGGTCAGGCTCCGCTTCATAAGATCGGAACGGATTATAAACAATATGTGGACCAGCAAGAAGCGGTGAAACCATTTGCTACTTTTTCTTCGCTCGTTGTTCATCCGGATACATGCCCCAGTTTATTGGGAAAAGCGATGAACATTGCTTTATCGGAGAGCGCGGTCACCCATTTATCCATTCCAGAGGATGTCTTTTCGATGCCACTGAGTAAACCGCTATTCCCGCCTCCCCTTTTTCCGAATCAGACCTTGACGAACCCCAATGAAGAGACAATCGCGCAAGTCGTCAATACGATGAAGACAGCCAAACAACCGATGATTTTACTTGGCTATGGGGCTAAGGGCGCGGGCAACTCGATTGAGGCTTTGGCCGAACAGTGGGGCGCGGGCATTGTCACCGATTGGGAAGGGAAGGGGATCGTTGCCGATTCTTCGCCTTTTCTATTGGGCGGGATTGGGACAGGCGGCAATCCGCATGCCGCATATCTTTTTGAAAGGGCGGATGTCGTCCTAAGTGTCGGGACCACATGGTGGAATGAGAACGACACCCCACGGAAGGTTAAAATCATTCAAATCGCAAATCATCAAACGAAGGTACTAAAATCGACCCCAATCGAGATAGGGATTTGCGGGAATCTAGAAACGATCCTCCTCTCCAATCTACGAGACTATCAATCTAACACAGGGTGGATGGACCGCATTCGCGACGTTAAAAAGATGTGGGATCGGGAGAATGAAAACGAGGGGAATGTGAGCGGGTCCCCCGTTCCGCCCCCAGCGATTGTTCGAGCGCTTGAAAAAACAATCGAATCAGACGCGATTGTGACCTTGGATTTAGGAAATGTAACGATTTGGTTTACCCGAAATTTTCGCGCTCAACAACAGAAGGTGATCACTTCCAGTCGCTGGCGGACAATGGGATTTTCCCTTCCCGCCGCGATGGCAGCCCAACTTTGTTATCCGACAAAAAGAGTGGTTGCTGTTGTCGGTGATGGGGGATTGGAAATGGTCTTGGCGGATTTACTTACAGCAACGCGTTATCAATTGCCGATTACGATTGTTTTGTTTAATAACGGGGGCTTGCAAATGGAACGGGATAAAATGCTTATGAAAGGCCTGATCCCCGAAGGGACGGATTTGACGAACCCCGATTTTGCAATACTTGCGGAGGCATGTGGTTGGACAGCTTTTAAGGTAGACCACAGCGACCAGCTGGTATCGGTATTTCAGCAGGCATTTGCGACTAACGCCCCTTGCTTGATCGATATATGCGCGGCGCCTGTGACTCATCCAGATTTTAAAAAATAA
- a CDS encoding type II toxin-antitoxin system HicA family toxin gives MKPGFVTTPHPKKDLPIRTQKSILKQAGIKV, from the coding sequence GTGAAGCCTGGGTTCGTTACCACCCCTCATCCAAAGAAAGACCTTCCTATTCGAACGCAAAAAAGCATTTTAAAACAAGCTGGAATAAAGGTATAA
- a CDS encoding class I SAM-dependent methyltransferase has translation MENNVFDQVAKKYDTEKQIELANVIVEEVRRELQNSTSKSLIDYGGGTGLVGLNLSDQVSSVLLVDSSKQMLEFAKEKISEMGITNSKALRSDFTEESSDLKADIILMSLVLLHIPDTKKIIHALYRALNDGGKLIIVDFDKNDNVHHPKVHNGFSHESLKSILASVGFKSTEIRTFYHGNRIFMNQDASMFIATSIK, from the coding sequence ATGGAGAATAACGTGTTTGATCAAGTAGCTAAAAAATACGATACAGAAAAACAAATTGAACTAGCTAACGTTATTGTTGAGGAAGTGAGGCGAGAACTACAAAATAGCACATCAAAATCTTTAATCGATTATGGGGGTGGCACTGGCCTAGTCGGTTTAAACTTATCAGACCAAGTGAGTTCTGTTTTGTTGGTGGATTCGTCGAAACAAATGCTAGAATTTGCAAAAGAAAAAATCTCTGAAATGGGAATTACAAACTCAAAAGCGCTACGATCAGACTTTACGGAGGAGAGCTCCGATCTTAAGGCGGACATCATTTTAATGTCCCTGGTTCTTCTACATATCCCAGATACTAAAAAGATTATTCACGCATTGTATCGCGCTTTAAATGATGGCGGTAAGCTCATTATTGTTGACTTTGATAAAAATGATAACGTTCATCATCCAAAAGTTCATAATGGTTTTTCCCATGAAAGCTTGAAAAGTATATTAGCGAGTGTCGGATTTAAATCCACCGAAATTAGGACATTTTATCATGGGAATCGGATCTTTATGAACCAAGATGCTTCAATGTTTATAGCGACTAGCATAAAGTGA
- a CDS encoding ATPase, translating to MLEFSIISVIISLLVGVFLSVRAKKKVKVDKGFKINYFGLSYRRKMIRTIINFPVVASLLFAMNYFRYWSLKTVLLWGLLFFLVNMVQLLYNYNKWKRHEA from the coding sequence ATGCTAGAGTTCAGTATTATTTCAGTTATTATTTCCTTACTCGTCGGCGTTTTTTTATCGGTTCGCGCAAAAAAGAAGGTCAAAGTGGATAAAGGTTTTAAAATTAATTACTTTGGATTATCATACAGAAGAAAGATGATCCGAACCATAATAAATTTCCCTGTAGTCGCTTCATTGCTTTTTGCAATGAATTATTTTAGATATTGGAGTTTAAAGACAGTTTTACTATGGGGACTATTATTTTTTCTAGTTAATATGGTCCAACTACTATACAATTACAATAAGTGGAAGAGGCATGAAGCGTAA
- a CDS encoding Na/Pi cotransporter family protein, producing MELDAQTILFEFIGGLGIFLLGIKFMGDGLQQSAGDGLRDTLDKLTGNPFLGVLAGIIVTVLIQSSSGTTVLTVGLVNAGFMTLRQAIGVIMGANIGTTITAFIIGLNIGEYALPIIAIGCFLLFFFKNKKVTAIGQAVFGFGALFFGLDLMGGGMEPLRHLDTFHELTVKMSDNAALGVLIGTIFTLIVQSSSATIGILQGLFAEGAINLKAALPVLLGDNIGTTITAVLAGIGASVAAKRAALTHVTFNLIGAVIFVLFLSQFTAFISFLQIKLNLNPEMTLAFAHGGFNVINTIIQFPFIAALAWMVTKIIPGEDTLIEYRPQHLDPVFIQQSASVALDQAKKEIVRMGEYACNGLRETNAYSMTHQQKHSDLAIQIEGALNNLDRHITEYLVVLSGEVMSDADSAKHIALMDTVRDIERIGDHFENIIELIDYKITNKVTITEQAQEDLNHMFELTISTVEQAIKALEDTNKEDAEAVLEKENEIDKLEKMNRRRHILRMNEGLCNGSAGVVFIDIISNLERIGDHAVNIVEEVLLRTG from the coding sequence GTGGAATTAGATGCGCAAACGATTCTTTTTGAATTTATTGGCGGGCTGGGCATTTTCCTGTTAGGCATCAAGTTTATGGGAGATGGATTACAACAGTCGGCCGGGGATGGTTTAAGGGATACACTTGATAAACTAACAGGCAATCCTTTTCTAGGTGTGCTAGCTGGGATTATCGTTACGGTATTGATCCAGAGCAGCTCGGGCACGACCGTATTGACCGTCGGGCTAGTCAATGCCGGTTTCATGACTTTACGTCAGGCGATCGGTGTCATTATGGGAGCCAACATTGGCACGACGATTACAGCATTCATCATAGGTTTAAATATCGGAGAGTATGCGTTGCCGATTATAGCGATCGGTTGTTTTTTACTGTTCTTCTTTAAAAACAAAAAGGTCACAGCAATCGGACAAGCGGTGTTCGGTTTTGGCGCGCTTTTTTTTGGATTGGATTTAATGGGCGGCGGGATGGAACCATTGCGTCATTTGGACACCTTTCATGAATTAACGGTAAAAATGAGCGACAACGCGGCGCTCGGCGTTTTGATCGGCACGATCTTTACGCTGATTGTGCAAAGTTCCAGCGCGACGATCGGGATTCTGCAAGGATTGTTTGCGGAAGGGGCCATTAATCTAAAAGCGGCGCTTCCTGTCTTGTTGGGGGATAACATCGGCACGACGATTACGGCTGTATTGGCGGGGATCGGGGCCTCTGTTGCTGCCAAACGAGCGGCGCTCACCCATGTTACGTTTAACTTGATTGGGGCTGTTATCTTCGTCCTGTTTTTAAGTCAATTTACGGCTTTCATCAGCTTTTTACAAATAAAACTGAATTTGAATCCAGAAATGACGCTCGCTTTTGCGCATGGCGGTTTTAACGTCATCAACACGATCATCCAGTTTCCATTTATCGCGGCGCTCGCTTGGATGGTAACGAAAATCATACCGGGTGAAGACACGCTAATTGAGTATCGTCCGCAGCATCTCGATCCCGTTTTCATCCAGCAATCCGCTAGTGTCGCGTTGGACCAAGCAAAGAAGGAAATAGTCAGGATGGGGGAGTACGCATGCAATGGGCTGCGAGAAACGAATGCTTATTCCATGACGCACCAGCAAAAACATTCGGATTTAGCGATTCAGATTGAAGGCGCCTTAAATAATTTGGATCGGCATATTACCGAATATTTAGTCGTGTTATCTGGTGAAGTGATGTCCGACGCGGATAGCGCCAAACATATCGCTTTGATGGACACGGTTCGCGATATAGAGCGGATCGGCGATCATTTTGAGAATATTATTGAATTAATCGATTATAAAATAACGAATAAAGTGACGATTACGGAGCAAGCCCAAGAGGACTTAAATCACATGTTTGAACTGACGATTTCGACTGTGGAACAAGCGATTAAAGCGCTCGAAGACACGAACAAAGAAGATGCCGAAGCCGTGCTCGAAAAAGAAAATGAGATCGATAAATTGGAAAAGATGAATCGCAGAAGACACATTTTGCGTATGAATGAAGGGTTGTGCAATGGCTCAGCAGGCGTTGTTTTTATTGATATCATCAGTAACTTGGAACGGATCGGCGACCATGCCGTTAACATCGTCGAAGAGGTTCTGTTGAGAACCGGTTGA
- a CDS encoding putative holin-like toxin — translation MTIYEAITVMLTFGLFIVALLRLIVALTKKK, via the coding sequence GTGACAATTTATGAAGCTATCACAGTTATGCTAACGTTCGGATTATTCATCGTAGCGTTACTTCGTCTTATTGTCGCGCTGACCAAAAAGAAATAG
- a CDS encoding SDR family oxidoreductase yields MNNQCNQTSAFPPQHQDQQPGIESLMNPRPIFDNPNYKASDKLLNKVAIVTGGDSGLGRAISVAFAKEGADVVIVYYNEHEDAKETQHYVESQGRRCLLLPGDIGDENFCRKVVDQTIQKFNKIDILVNNAAEQHVQQNLEDITTDQLMKTFQTNFFGLFFLTKLVLPHLGQGSAIINSASLTAYEGNKLLMDYSATKGAIVSFTRSLSKSLAEKGIRVNGVVPGTVWTPLIPASFPADQVADWGNTNPMKRAGQPSEIAPAYVFLASDDASYITGQMIHATGGVVVNG; encoded by the coding sequence ATGAATAATCAGTGTAATCAAACGTCCGCATTCCCGCCACAACATCAGGACCAACAACCGGGCATTGAATCGTTAATGAATCCGCGTCCCATTTTTGATAACCCAAACTATAAGGCGTCCGACAAACTTTTGAATAAAGTGGCGATTGTAACGGGCGGCGATAGCGGTCTAGGCAGGGCGATCTCGGTAGCCTTTGCAAAAGAGGGGGCCGACGTCGTGATTGTTTATTACAACGAACACGAGGATGCAAAGGAAACCCAACACTATGTGGAGAGTCAAGGTCGGCGCTGCCTGCTTCTTCCGGGGGACATCGGCGATGAAAACTTCTGTAGGAAAGTGGTCGATCAAACAATCCAGAAATTCAATAAAATTGATATTCTTGTAAATAACGCGGCTGAGCAACACGTGCAACAAAATCTTGAAGACATCACAACAGATCAATTAATGAAAACGTTCCAAACGAACTTTTTCGGACTATTTTTCCTAACCAAATTAGTTTTACCACACTTGGGGCAAGGTTCCGCCATCATTAATTCCGCCTCGCTAACAGCGTACGAAGGAAACAAACTTCTAATGGATTACTCAGCTACAAAAGGGGCGATCGTTTCGTTCACGCGTTCGTTATCCAAGTCATTGGCAGAAAAAGGGATTCGCGTCAATGGGGTCGTGCCCGGTACCGTTTGGACTCCGTTGATTCCAGCGTCTTTTCCCGCGGATCAGGTGGCTGATTGGGGGAATACGAACCCGATGAAACGAGCCGGGCAACCGTCGGAAATCGCCCCTGCCTATGTTTTCCTCGCTTCCGATGATGCCTCTTATATTACGGGTCAGATGATTCATGCGACAGGCGGCGTCGTGGTCAACGGTTAA
- a CDS encoding cytochrome c biogenesis CcdA family protein translates to MHDVGFGIAFVAGLVSFFSPCVFPLVPAYLAQLTGGNIANQQLQVKWNVVMSRSIGFVLGFSLIFLLLGASSAYIGKIFFAYRDWVEKIGGIVIVLFGLQMTGVLSLRFLMREKRADFGTSKNETMSFFRSALMGLAFGAGWSPCIGLVLSSILILASQGDTMWEGVRLLLVYSGGLGVPFLLIAALWTQSLQRIRQMNKWLPMIQKVSGGLMIILGVLLFTGLFKQISFYFSKFPPLW, encoded by the coding sequence ATGCATGATGTCGGTTTTGGAATTGCTTTTGTCGCTGGGCTCGTTTCCTTCTTCTCCCCTTGTGTTTTTCCGTTAGTGCCCGCTTATTTGGCGCAATTAACGGGCGGAAATATAGCCAATCAGCAACTGCAAGTAAAGTGGAACGTGGTGATGTCGCGAAGCATCGGGTTTGTCCTTGGATTCAGTCTCATTTTCTTATTGCTTGGCGCATCGAGCGCCTACATCGGGAAAATATTTTTTGCTTATCGCGATTGGGTAGAAAAAATAGGCGGAATTGTGATCGTTTTATTTGGCTTACAGATGACGGGGGTGTTGTCGCTTCGTTTCCTCATGCGAGAAAAAAGAGCGGATTTCGGGACATCTAAAAACGAAACGATGTCCTTCTTTCGTTCGGCGTTGATGGGACTTGCATTCGGAGCGGGTTGGTCCCCTTGTATTGGGCTCGTTCTGTCGTCGATTCTCATCTTAGCAAGTCAGGGCGACACGATGTGGGAAGGGGTTCGATTGTTGCTTGTTTATTCCGGCGGATTAGGCGTTCCTTTTCTGTTGATCGCAGCGCTTTGGACTCAATCGTTACAACGGATTCGTCAAATGAACAAGTGGCTTCCGATGATTCAAAAGGTAAGCGGCGGCCTGATGATTATACTTGGCGTCTTGCTTTTTACGGGCTTGTTCAAGCAAATATCCTTTTATTTTTCGAAATTTCCCCCACTTTGGTAA
- a CDS encoding polysaccharide deacetylase family protein, with amino-acid sequence MKRGLIISALSLCVFIVGLSSLIEPTVVAAKTSVTDPLFEREQNDELYKKIKAFQEEHRVAPTDAKIDRIWKAIPGYNGLEVDIEKSYEKMKESGAFDSTKIVFKEVPPNVHLNDLAAEPIYRGNQQKPMAALLINVAWGNEYILPILKALQEADVKATFFYDGSWVKKNPELAMMIYMEGHEIGNHAYSHPDLQRRSKTETYQEIDKTNDVIVETIGVRPTWFAPPSGSFNQTTIEVADELEMKTILWTIDTVDWKKPATEEMVNRILKGIDKGYMVLMHPTKPVAEGFADMIAGIKAKGLQLGTVSELMSEKRIDQLKDAQQE; translated from the coding sequence ATGAAAAGAGGACTCATCATCTCGGCATTATCCTTGTGCGTCTTCATCGTTGGACTGAGTAGTCTTATTGAACCAACTGTTGTTGCGGCAAAGACATCAGTTACCGATCCTCTTTTTGAAAGGGAACAAAATGACGAGCTGTATAAAAAAATCAAAGCGTTTCAAGAGGAGCATCGGGTTGCTCCTACTGACGCGAAGATTGATCGGATCTGGAAAGCGATCCCCGGATATAATGGGTTAGAGGTTGATATTGAAAAAAGTTATGAAAAGATGAAGGAAAGCGGCGCATTCGATTCAACAAAGATTGTGTTTAAAGAAGTGCCTCCTAACGTTCATCTCAACGATTTAGCGGCGGAACCGATCTATCGGGGCAATCAGCAGAAACCCATGGCCGCTTTATTAATCAACGTAGCTTGGGGAAATGAATATATACTGCCGATTCTGAAAGCCTTGCAAGAAGCGGACGTGAAAGCCACCTTCTTTTATGATGGGAGCTGGGTCAAAAAGAACCCGGAACTGGCGATGATGATTTATATGGAAGGGCATGAAATTGGCAACCACGCCTACAGTCATCCTGATTTACAAAGACGTTCCAAAACCGAAACCTATCAGGAAATAGACAAAACGAATGATGTTATTGTGGAAACGATTGGAGTCCGACCGACCTGGTTTGCGCCGCCAAGCGGGAGTTTTAATCAGACAACCATCGAAGTTGCGGATGAACTTGAGATGAAAACGATCCTATGGACGATCGACACCGTCGATTGGAAAAAGCCCGCAACGGAAGAAATGGTCAATCGAATTTTGAAAGGGATAGATAAGGGGTATATGGTTCTGATGCATCCGACAAAGCCCGTTGCGGAAGGGTTTGCCGACATGATCGCGGGAATCAAAGCAAAAGGGCTGCAGCTTGGAACAGTCAGCGAACTGATGAGTGAAAAGCGGATTGATCAACTGAAGGATGCTCAACAAGAATGA
- a CDS encoding J domain-containing protein: MNELMEERRCPSCQTTNRVKVDQVMDAVCASCGQKLIRHHYDLLQVPTNADPHEMKQAYRKQAMKWHPDKHSDPVQFSAANAYFRAINEAYAVLSKEARRNESASEVKEGRTDSASMDLSQQAARRQFMDEMYTLALELALDSLNTKQIALRLKEQGCDPKVADIVAQASVSYRKRQARKKARKPLALAVFWFLFGSFILYKVGPPFHVVAWLLFMYASYHGLRAMFMIIAGRESVRLK, encoded by the coding sequence ATGAACGAGTTAATGGAAGAGAGACGGTGTCCGTCGTGCCAAACGACCAATCGGGTCAAAGTGGACCAGGTGATGGACGCTGTTTGCGCGTCTTGCGGTCAAAAATTGATTCGCCATCATTATGATTTATTGCAGGTTCCAACGAATGCGGATCCGCATGAAATGAAACAAGCGTATCGTAAGCAAGCGATGAAATGGCATCCGGATAAACATTCGGATCCAGTTCAATTTTCGGCGGCAAATGCGTATTTTCGGGCGATCAATGAAGCCTATGCGGTCCTTTCAAAAGAAGCGCGGCGAAACGAATCTGCTTCCGAGGTTAAAGAAGGACGGACAGACTCGGCATCGATGGACCTCAGTCAACAAGCAGCGAGGCGGCAGTTCATGGATGAAATGTACACACTCGCATTGGAACTCGCATTGGATAGCTTGAACACAAAACAAATTGCGCTGCGCTTGAAAGAACAAGGCTGCGATCCAAAAGTAGCGGACATTGTCGCCCAGGCGAGCGTTTCTTATCGTAAACGACAAGCGCGCAAAAAGGCGCGCAAACCGCTTGCCCTCGCGGTATTTTGGTTTTTGTTCGGCAGCTTCATTCTTTACAAAGTGGGCCCTCCGTTCCATGTTGTCGCATGGCTGCTGTTTATGTATGCCAGTTACCACGGGTTGCGGGCTATGTTCATGATCATCGCGGGTAGAGAATCAGTCAGGCTGAAATAG
- a CDS encoding DUF2935 domain-containing protein, which produces MSKMNKGCGIVKGYTDNYERDTYGIIAFWLRNDYDHGRFFDREISHYETELARANLNNIQRLGEVWKKASTKQGDIGNLLKEAKHVTREFHRLLTYTMDKSLRCEVIISTPVSLLDHMVREAEESQRVFKLIERGAKISPSDAIIHESVFWLRQMADHLGYILHYSDVSNYDVNFQVMEMMQKFERLYMQATALQTMIRTPRKDTLPILTQFKNMIIKEAKSLEDFKLQLSDLIKRCAIATTSPPDLLEHIAREAHHLWRNLEEERIT; this is translated from the coding sequence ATGTCAAAAATGAATAAGGGGTGTGGAATAGTGAAGGGATATACGGATAACTACGAAAGGGACACCTATGGGATTATTGCCTTTTGGCTACGAAATGACTATGACCATGGTCGTTTTTTTGATAGGGAGATCAGCCATTACGAAACAGAATTGGCCCGCGCAAACTTGAACAACATCCAACGTTTAGGGGAGGTATGGAAAAAGGCAAGTACGAAACAAGGCGATATTGGAAATTTATTAAAAGAAGCTAAACATGTTACTCGTGAATTTCACCGTTTGCTTACTTATACAATGGATAAATCATTGCGCTGTGAGGTTATTATTTCTACGCCGGTATCACTACTAGATCATATGGTACGGGAAGCCGAGGAATCCCAGAGGGTCTTTAAACTAATTGAACGGGGCGCAAAAATTTCACCCTCAGACGCAATTATCCATGAAAGCGTCTTTTGGTTAAGACAAATGGCAGATCACTTAGGCTATATTCTTCATTATTCGGATGTATCAAATTACGATGTAAACTTTCAAGTCATGGAAATGATGCAAAAATTCGAACGCCTGTATATGCAAGCAACCGCGCTTCAAACAATGATACGTACCCCAAGGAAAGATACTTTACCGATCCTAACTCAATTTAAAAATATGATTATTAAAGAGGCTAAAAGCTTAGAGGATTTTAAATTGCAGTTGAGTGACTTAATCAAGAGATGCGCCATTGCGACAACATCACCGCCGGATCTACTAGAACACATTGCCAGGGAAGCCCATCATTTATGGAGGAACTTAGAGGAGGAAAGAATAACGTAG
- a CDS encoding type II toxin-antitoxin system HicB family antitoxin gives MSDRYIYPAIFDYAEDGISIEFPDLPGCYTCGNTEEEALRMAKEAMALHLYGLEQDKDMIPQPSKVKSISVGHNQVVVLVEAWMPPFRHEIENKSVKKTLTIPKWLDNLAQENNVNFSYVLQDALKIYLGVRDKSS, from the coding sequence ATGAGCGATCGATATATTTATCCCGCAATATTTGATTATGCGGAAGATGGGATTTCAATTGAATTCCCCGATCTCCCTGGTTGCTATACGTGCGGGAATACGGAGGAAGAAGCTTTACGTATGGCGAAAGAGGCAATGGCTTTACATTTATACGGGTTAGAACAAGATAAGGATATGATTCCACAACCTTCAAAAGTAAAGTCAATCAGTGTGGGACATAATCAAGTGGTTGTACTTGTAGAAGCGTGGATGCCCCCCTTCCGACATGAAATAGAGAACAAATCGGTTAAAAAGACATTAACGATCCCAAAGTGGCTCGACAATTTAGCGCAAGAAAACAATGTCAATTTCTCATATGTGCTTCAGGATGCATTGAAGATCTATCTCGGAGTTAGAGATAAATCTTCTTGA